One Negativicutes bacterium genomic region harbors:
- the rplD gene encoding 50S ribosomal protein L4: MPQVAVYNTLGEKVGEMSLCESLFATEVSEPSLHQAVVAYLAAQRQGTHSTLLRSEVRGGGKKPWRQKGTGHARAGSSRSPIWRKGGITFGPKPRDYRIKMHKNVKRIAMRSAFTSKVNDQDLIILESLDMTSPKTKEMVTLLKNLKIDRKALFITAGPEKNVYLSARNLPGISVTFSGSVNVYDILLHDKLIIVKDAVGKLEEVFA, encoded by the coding sequence ATGCCTCAAGTAGCTGTATACAATACCCTGGGAGAAAAAGTTGGCGAAATGAGCTTGTGTGAATCGCTTTTCGCAACTGAAGTCAGCGAGCCGAGCCTGCATCAAGCCGTTGTTGCTTATTTAGCTGCACAAAGACAGGGTACCCATTCGACGCTGCTCCGTTCGGAGGTCCGCGGCGGCGGAAAAAAACCTTGGCGTCAAAAAGGAACCGGTCATGCCAGAGCCGGCTCCAGCCGTTCGCCGATTTGGCGAAAAGGCGGTATCACTTTCGGACCGAAACCGAGAGATTACCGCATCAAAATGCACAAAAACGTAAAACGGATTGCCATGCGATCTGCTTTTACCAGTAAAGTCAATGATCAGGATCTGATCATCTTAGAGAGTCTGGATATGACTTCGCCGAAAACCAAAGAAATGGTCACCTTATTAAAAAACCTGAAGATTGATCGCAAAGCTTTGTTCATCACGGCGGGTCCCGAAAAAAATGTTTACCTCTCCGCAAGAAACCTTCCCGGTATCAGCGTAACTTTCTCCGGCAGCGTGAATGTTTATGACATTCTGCTCCATGATAAGCTGATCATCGTGAAAGATGCGGTCGGTAAATTAGAGGAGGTATTTGCGTAA
- the rplW gene encoding 50S ribosomal protein L23, translating to MREPHEVLVKPIITEKTSAMMANKKYVFKVHPDANKIEIKYAVEKVFEVQVADVNTLHVKGKKKRVGAHYGYTSDWKKAIVTLTKDSKTIGFFDGL from the coding sequence ATGCGTGAACCTCATGAAGTTCTGGTAAAACCGATTATCACTGAAAAAACCAGTGCCATGATGGCAAACAAGAAGTATGTATTCAAGGTGCATCCGGATGCCAACAAAATCGAAATCAAATATGCGGTGGAAAAAGTTTTCGAAGTTCAGGTAGCCGATGTCAATACCCTGCATGTAAAAGGTAAAAAGAAACGGGTCGGAGCACATTACGGTTACACTTCCGATTGGAAAAAAGCGATTGTTACTTTGACCAAAGATTCCAAGACTATCGGCTTCTTCGATGGGCTATAA
- the rplB gene encoding 50S ribosomal protein L2 — translation MAVKTYKPTSPARRAMTGYSFDEITRQTPEKSLLAPLISRGGRNNHGHLTVRHQGGGAKRMYRLIDFKRSKDDIPAKVFSIEYDPNRTARIALICYADGEKSYILAPVGLKVGDTVISGESVDIKPGNALPLRKIPVGTLIHNIELKIGKGGQLVRSAGVSAQLMAKESEYVHVRLPSNEMRLIHGNCKASIGEVGNLEHENVKIGKAGRSRHMGIRPTVRGVVMNPVDHPHGGGEGRSPVGHKSPLSPWGQKTNGFKTRKKKASDKYIVTRRSK, via the coding sequence ATGGCTGTAAAAACATACAAACCAACCTCTCCGGCCCGCCGTGCCATGACAGGTTACTCGTTTGACGAGATCACGCGCCAAACCCCGGAGAAGTCTTTGCTGGCTCCTTTGATCAGCCGCGGCGGCCGCAATAATCATGGCCACTTAACGGTTCGTCATCAGGGCGGCGGCGCCAAACGGATGTATCGCCTGATTGACTTTAAACGTAGCAAAGACGACATCCCTGCAAAAGTATTCAGTATTGAATATGATCCCAATCGTACTGCCCGGATCGCCCTGATCTGCTATGCGGATGGTGAGAAGAGCTATATTCTGGCTCCTGTTGGTTTGAAGGTTGGCGACACCGTTATTTCCGGTGAAAGCGTTGATATCAAACCCGGCAATGCATTACCTTTAAGAAAAATCCCGGTTGGCACGTTGATTCACAATATCGAATTGAAAATCGGTAAAGGCGGTCAATTAGTGCGCTCCGCCGGTGTATCTGCTCAGTTGATGGCGAAGGAATCGGAATATGTTCACGTTCGCCTTCCCTCCAACGAAATGCGCCTTATCCATGGCAACTGCAAAGCTTCTATTGGTGAGGTAGGTAACCTGGAGCATGAAAATGTAAAAATCGGTAAAGCCGGTCGCTCACGTCATATGGGAATCCGTCCTACCGTCCGCGGCGTGGTCATGAATCCTGTGGATCATCCGCATGGTGGCGGCGAAGGTCGTTCTCCGGTTGGCCATAAGAGCCCTCTGAGCCCGTGGGGTCAGAAAACGAACGGTTTCAAGACTCGCAAGAAGAAAGCATCCGATAAGTACATTGTTACACGACGGAGCAAGTAA
- the rpsS gene encoding 30S ribosomal protein S19, with product MSRSIKKGPYIADHLLKKIQAMNANREKKVVKTWSRASTIFPDMVGHTIAVHDGRKHVPVYISEDMIGHKLGEFAPTRTFRGHSGGAEKTTGTKKVGV from the coding sequence ATGTCCAGATCCATTAAGAAGGGTCCTTATATTGCCGACCACTTGCTCAAGAAGATCCAGGCAATGAATGCGAACCGTGAGAAAAAAGTTGTGAAAACTTGGTCTCGCGCTTCGACGATTTTCCCGGATATGGTTGGCCATACCATCGCAGTGCATGACGGAAGAAAACATGTACCTGTATATATTTCGGAAGATATGATCGGTCATAAACTTGGCGAATTCGCTCCCACCCGCACATTCCGCGGACACAGCGGCGGCGCCGAGAAGACAACCGGTACGAAAAAGGTAGGGGTGTAA
- the rplV gene encoding 50S ribosomal protein L22 produces MESKESKAIARYIRIAPLKVRIVMNNIRGKNVDEALTILRYTPKAASPIIAKVVKSAVANAENNYDMDSSRLYIAAAFVDQGPTMKRAQPHQRGRAFPILKRSSHITIVVKERA; encoded by the coding sequence ATGGAGAGTAAAGAGAGTAAAGCAATTGCTCGTTATATCCGGATAGCCCCCCTGAAAGTCCGTATTGTTATGAACAATATTCGTGGCAAGAATGTTGACGAAGCATTAACGATTTTGCGTTATACGCCGAAAGCCGCTTCGCCAATCATCGCGAAAGTTGTGAAATCCGCTGTCGCGAATGCGGAAAACAATTACGATATGGACAGTTCCCGTCTTTATATCGCTGCTGCATTTGTAGATCAGGGTCCAACGATGAAGCGGGCGCAGCCTCATCAGCGTGGTCGTGCGTTTCCCATTTTGAAACGCAGCAGTCACATCACGATCGTAGTAAAAGAGCGTGCATAG
- the rpsC gene encoding 30S ribosomal protein S3 has protein sequence MGQKIHPYGLRLGIIKDWESRWFATKNFSDLLVEDYKLRKFLKDKLYQAGLSKIEIERTANRVSVILFTAKPGIVIGRGGAGIEDLRKQLEAMVKKPVNIKVNEIRFAEGDAQLVAENIAAQLEKRIGFRRAMKQSIMRAMRSPGVKGCKVQCSGRLGGAEIARDEKFHEGTIPLHTLRADIQYGITEAKTTYGRIGVKVWIYKGQVLPKPKVKTEAKEGGK, from the coding sequence GTGGGTCAAAAAATTCATCCTTACGGTCTGCGTCTTGGCATCATTAAGGACTGGGAATCTCGCTGGTTTGCAACTAAGAATTTCTCAGATCTTTTGGTCGAAGACTACAAGCTTCGTAAGTTTCTGAAAGATAAGCTCTATCAAGCCGGTCTCTCGAAAATTGAAATCGAGCGGACTGCAAACCGGGTCAGCGTGATCCTGTTTACTGCTAAACCTGGTATTGTCATCGGCAGAGGCGGTGCGGGGATTGAAGATCTGCGCAAACAACTCGAGGCGATGGTCAAGAAACCGGTCAATATCAAAGTAAACGAAATCCGTTTTGCCGAAGGGGATGCCCAATTGGTAGCGGAGAATATCGCTGCGCAATTGGAAAAAAGAATCGGATTCCGCCGCGCCATGAAACAATCCATCATGCGTGCGATGCGGTCACCCGGAGTCAAAGGCTGCAAGGTCCAATGTTCCGGCCGGTTGGGCGGCGCCGAAATTGCCCGGGATGAGAAGTTCCATGAAGGCACCATTCCGCTGCATACCCTGAGAGCAGATATCCAATATGGAATTACCGAAGCCAAGACCACTTATGGTCGCATCGGTGTAAAAGTATGGATTTACAAAGGTCAAGTATTACCGAAGCCGAAAGTGAAAACGGAAGCTAAGGAAGGGGGCAAATAA
- the rplP gene encoding 50S ribosomal protein L16, translated as MLLPKRVKYRKQHRGKMRGLTKGGAELSGGEFGLQALEASWISARQIEAARVAMTRFIKRGGKVWIKIFPDKPVTQKPAETRMGSGKGAPEYWVAVVKPGRIMFEIAGVTEETAREAFRLAAHKLPIRTKFIKREEVGGEINEG; from the coding sequence ATGTTACTCCCCAAACGTGTCAAGTACCGCAAACAACATCGCGGTAAAATGCGCGGTCTGACCAAGGGCGGTGCAGAATTAAGCGGCGGCGAATTCGGATTGCAGGCTTTAGAAGCCTCATGGATCAGCGCCCGTCAGATCGAGGCAGCCCGTGTCGCCATGACTCGTTTTATCAAACGTGGCGGTAAAGTCTGGATCAAAATATTTCCGGATAAACCGGTTACGCAAAAACCGGCTGAAACCCGTATGGGTTCCGGCAAAGGTGCTCCTGAATATTGGGTAGCGGTTGTGAAACCCGGCCGTATCATGTTTGAAATCGCCGGTGTGACGGAAGAAACTGCCCGTGAAGCTTTCCGGTTAGCTGCCCATAAGTTGCCGATCAGAACGAAATTTATTAAACGTGAAGAAGTGGGTGGTGAAATCAATGAAGGTTAA
- the rpmC gene encoding 50S ribosomal protein L29 — MKVKELRKQISDMNATELEQKLASLKAELFNLRFQMAMGQLDNPMRIREVRKAIARVKTRIRQRELNIG; from the coding sequence ATGAAGGTTAAGGAATTGCGCAAGCAGATCAGCGATATGAACGCTACCGAGCTTGAGCAAAAGCTCGCGAGTTTAAAGGCTGAGCTATTTAACCTCCGTTTCCAAATGGCTATGGGGCAGTTGGATAATCCAATGCGCATCCGTGAAGTCAGAAAAGCCATTGCCCGCGTCAAAACCCGCATTCGTCAGCGGGAACTCAATATCGGTTAA
- the rpsQ gene encoding 30S ribosomal protein S17: MIDRARRKMKTGVVVSDKMDKTIVVSVERMVQHPLYGKRIRLTTKFKAHDENNECQEGDTVTIMETRPLSKDKRWRLVEIVERAK; this comes from the coding sequence ATGATAGATCGCGCTCGTCGTAAAATGAAGACCGGTGTGGTTGTCAGTGATAAGATGGATAAAACCATTGTTGTTTCTGTAGAAAGAATGGTACAACATCCTCTGTATGGCAAACGCATTCGTCTTACTACGAAATTCAAAGCCCATGATGAAAACAACGAATGCCAGGAAGGCGATACCGTGACCATAATGGAAACAAGACCGCTTTCCAAAGACAAACGCTGGCGGTTGGTTGAAATCGTCGAACGGGCAAAATAG
- the rplN gene encoding 50S ribosomal protein L14, translating to MIQQQTVLNVADNSGAKTIMCIRVKGGHYRRYGNVGDTIVAAVKTATPGGVVKKGEVVKAVIVRTRKGMGRDDGSYIRFDDNAAVIIKEDKSPRGTRIFGPVARELRERDYMKIISLAPEVL from the coding sequence ATGATTCAACAGCAGACTGTTTTGAATGTTGCTGATAATTCCGGTGCGAAAACAATTATGTGTATTCGCGTCAAAGGCGGTCATTACCGTCGCTATGGTAATGTCGGCGATACGATTGTTGCTGCCGTCAAAACCGCCACACCCGGCGGCGTTGTTAAAAAAGGCGAAGTTGTCAAGGCTGTCATCGTCAGAACCCGTAAGGGGATGGGACGGGACGACGGTTCTTACATTCGCTTCGACGATAATGCGGCCGTTATTATCAAGGAAGATAAGAGCCCGCGTGGCACTCGTATCTTTGGGCCTGTTGCTCGGGAATTACGCGAAAGAGATTATATGAAAATCATTTCGCTAGCTCCCGAAGTTCTGTAG
- the rplX gene encoding 50S ribosomal protein L24: MTAPKMHVRKDDTVVILQGKDAGKQGKILVAMPNDRKVIVEGINIIKRHTRPSNTNPKGGIVEKEAPVFAARVQVVCKSCKKPTRVGRKIAEDGSHVRYCKKCGQSLDK, translated from the coding sequence TTGACAGCACCTAAAATGCATGTTAGAAAAGACGATACCGTCGTTATTTTACAGGGAAAAGATGCAGGCAAGCAGGGTAAGATCTTAGTAGCGATGCCAAACGACCGTAAAGTCATTGTGGAAGGCATCAATATTATTAAGCGTCATACGCGTCCTTCCAATACAAATCCCAAAGGCGGAATTGTGGAAAAGGAAGCGCCGGTTTTCGCTGCCAGAGTGCAAGTCGTCTGCAAAAGCTGCAAAAAACCGACCAGAGTCGGCCGCAAAATTGCCGAAGACGGCAGTCACGTTCGTTATTGTAAAAAATGCGGACAGTCCCTTGATAAATAG
- the rplE gene encoding 50S ribosomal protein L5 — protein MSRLKEKYQNEVTPALMERFKYSSVMSVPRLSKIVINIGVGDALQNSKLLDASVSDLTTIAGQKPVITKAKKSIANFKLREGVSIGTMVTLRGERMWSFLDKLMNINLPRVRDFRGVSPKAFDGRGNYSLGVKEQLIFPEIEYDKVDKIRGMNISIVTTARTDEEAFELLKALGMPFRS, from the coding sequence TTGTCCCGATTGAAAGAAAAATATCAAAATGAAGTGACACCAGCTTTGATGGAGCGCTTCAAATACAGCAGCGTGATGAGTGTTCCCCGTCTATCGAAGATTGTGATTAATATCGGCGTGGGAGATGCATTGCAAAACTCAAAATTGCTGGACGCATCGGTCAGTGATCTGACAACAATTGCCGGACAAAAACCGGTGATTACGAAAGCGAAGAAATCAATCGCAAACTTTAAACTGCGTGAAGGCGTTTCAATTGGCACCATGGTGACTTTGCGCGGCGAGCGTATGTGGTCTTTCCTGGATAAGCTAATGAATATCAACCTTCCCCGCGTTCGTGACTTTCGCGGAGTTTCTCCGAAAGCTTTTGATGGTCGTGGTAACTATTCCCTCGGCGTGAAAGAGCAATTGATCTTCCCTGAAATTGAATATGATAAGGTCGACAAAATTCGGGGTATGAATATTTCTATTGTCACCACGGCAAGAACAGACGAAGAGGCCTTCGAGTTGCTGAAAGCACTCGGTATGCCTTTCCGTTCCTAA
- a CDS encoding type Z 30S ribosomal protein S14 has translation MAKTSLKIKQSRPQKFKVQEYNRCKICGRPHAYMRKFGICRICFRNLAHQGHIPGVTKASW, from the coding sequence ATGGCTAAGACTTCACTAAAAATCAAACAGAGCCGTCCGCAGAAATTTAAGGTACAGGAATACAACCGCTGCAAAATTTGCGGCCGTCCTCATGCCTATATGCGGAAATTTGGCATCTGCCGCATCTGCTTCCGCAATCTGGCGCATCAGGGACACATTCCCGGTGTCACGAAAGCCAGCTGGTAA
- the rpsH gene encoding 30S ribosomal protein S8 yields the protein MAMTDPIADMLTRIRNGNVVYHEKVDIPASKMKVALAEILKNEGYIRDFQQISDNKQGVIRIFMKYGAERERVITGIKRISKPGLRVYVHRDEIPRVLGGLGVAIISTTSGLMSDKQARAAGLGGEVICYIW from the coding sequence ATGGCTATGACCGATCCGATTGCTGATATGTTAACTCGCATTCGCAATGGTAATGTGGTTTACCATGAAAAGGTAGACATTCCGGCGTCAAAGATGAAAGTGGCGCTGGCGGAGATCCTGAAAAATGAAGGATATATCCGTGATTTTCAACAAATCAGCGACAATAAACAAGGCGTTATCCGGATTTTTATGAAATACGGTGCGGAACGCGAACGCGTAATCACCGGTATCAAACGCATTTCGAAACCTGGTTTACGTGTGTATGTTCACAGAGATGAAATTCCTCGTGTCCTTGGCGGGTTGGGTGTTGCAATTATTTCCACAACATCTGGTCTAATGAGCGACAAACAAGCTCGCGCAGCAGGTCTGGGCGGCGAAGTGATTTGTTATATCTGGTAA
- the rplF gene encoding 50S ribosomal protein L6, which translates to MSRIGRMPIVIPQGVNVTVEGNLVSVKGPKGTLTRALHPEMKITLEDGALHVSRPSDAPKHRALHGLTRALLNNMVVGVTKGFEKNLNIVGVGYRASKQGRTLVLNMGYSHPVEITPEEGVEVEVPAQARMIVKGIDKEKVGALAAEIRKVREPEPYLGKGIMYEGEVIRRKVGKTGK; encoded by the coding sequence GTGTCTCGTATAGGTAGAATGCCGATTGTAATTCCGCAGGGCGTTAACGTTACTGTGGAAGGTAACTTGGTAAGCGTAAAGGGACCCAAGGGCACCCTGACACGTGCTTTACATCCGGAGATGAAAATTACTTTGGAAGACGGAGCCCTGCATGTCAGCCGTCCCAGTGACGCTCCGAAGCACCGTGCGCTTCATGGCTTGACCCGCGCCTTGCTGAATAACATGGTTGTCGGTGTCACTAAGGGTTTTGAGAAAAATTTAAACATTGTTGGTGTTGGGTACCGTGCTTCAAAACAAGGCAGGACCCTGGTACTCAATATGGGATATTCCCATCCGGTCGAGATTACTCCTGAGGAAGGCGTCGAAGTTGAAGTTCCCGCTCAGGCCAGAATGATCGTTAAGGGAATCGACAAAGAAAAAGTCGGTGCTCTTGCCGCTGAAATTCGTAAGGTCCGCGAACCGGAACCCTACCTCGGTAAAGGAATCATGTATGAGGGCGAAGTCATTCGTCGTAAAGTCGGTAAGACCGGTAAATAA
- the rplR gene encoding 50S ribosomal protein L18 produces the protein MIQKPDANQARLVRHFRVRKQISGTAERPRLCVYRSNKHIVAQVIDDNSGHTLVAASSLEKAVREELKYGGNISAAKVVGSIVAKRALEKGINQVVFDRGGYLYHGRIAALADAAREGGLKF, from the coding sequence TTGATCCAAAAGCCGGATGCGAATCAAGCTCGTCTGGTTCGTCATTTTCGTGTGCGTAAACAGATCAGCGGGACGGCAGAACGTCCTCGTCTCTGCGTTTACCGCAGCAACAAGCATATTGTCGCACAAGTCATTGATGATAACAGCGGTCACACCCTGGTTGCTGCTTCTTCTCTAGAAAAGGCAGTCCGGGAAGAATTAAAATACGGCGGTAATATCAGCGCCGCTAAAGTGGTTGGCAGTATCGTTGCCAAACGTGCTCTTGAAAAAGGGATCAATCAAGTAGTCTTCGATCGCGGTGGATATCTCTACCACGGCCGTATCGCCGCGCTGGCTGATGCCGCCCGTGAAGGCGGTCTGAAATTCTAG
- the rpsE gene encoding 30S ribosomal protein S5: protein MQKIDLTNLELTEKVVSIGPVSKTVKGGRIRRFRTLVVVGDQKGHVGIGVGKAREVQEAIKKGTDDAKKNVVTIPMVGTTVPHVNIGRYGSAEVLLKPAAVGTGVIAGGPVRAILEAAGIHDILTKSNGSSNPINQVQATLKALMTMKTVEQVAKLRGKTVEEILG from the coding sequence ATGCAAAAGATTGATTTAACCAATCTGGAACTGACAGAAAAAGTGGTCTCCATCGGTCCTGTATCCAAGACCGTAAAGGGCGGACGTATTCGTCGGTTCAGAACTCTGGTTGTAGTCGGTGACCAAAAAGGTCACGTCGGGATCGGCGTCGGAAAGGCCAGAGAAGTACAGGAAGCCATCAAAAAAGGTACGGACGACGCCAAGAAAAATGTTGTAACGATTCCTATGGTAGGGACTACGGTCCCTCATGTTAATATCGGCCGCTATGGCTCCGCGGAAGTTTTATTGAAACCGGCGGCAGTCGGGACCGGGGTGATTGCCGGCGGTCCGGTGCGTGCGATTTTGGAAGCAGCAGGCATACACGATATTTTAACAAAATCCAATGGATCTTCTAACCCTATCAATCAGGTACAAGCAACTCTCAAGGCCTTAATGACCATGAAGACAGTTGAACAGGTAGCCAAATTGCGGGGTAAAACCGTGGAAGAAATCCTCGGTTAG
- the rpmD gene encoding 50S ribosomal protein L30, whose translation MAKQIKVTLFRGFAGRTEKQRKIARALGLTKREHVVVHDDNPVIRGMINKIPHMLIVEEIEE comes from the coding sequence ATGGCAAAACAGATTAAAGTGACTCTATTCCGTGGTTTTGCCGGACGTACCGAAAAGCAGCGCAAAATTGCCCGGGCTTTGGGATTAACCAAACGCGAGCATGTTGTAGTGCATGACGATAACCCGGTAATCCGCGGTATGATCAACAAAATCCCCCACATGTTGATTGTGGAAGAAATTGAAGAATAG
- the rplO gene encoding 50S ribosomal protein L15, whose protein sequence is MKLHELKPAAGSHKPRRRVGRGLGSGMGKTSTRGHKGQWSRTGGGVRIGFEGGQMPITRRMPKVGFTNIFKKEYALVNVKFLDCFEAGTEVTPELMYQEGLINKLQLPVKVLGHGDLTKALTVKAHKFSAAALEKIEKAGGKAEVI, encoded by the coding sequence GTGAAACTTCATGAACTAAAACCGGCTGCCGGTTCGCATAAACCCCGTCGCCGCGTTGGACGCGGTCTGGGTTCCGGGATGGGCAAAACCTCTACCCGCGGACATAAAGGCCAATGGAGCCGGACCGGCGGCGGTGTGCGTATTGGTTTTGAAGGCGGTCAGATGCCGATTACCAGACGGATGCCGAAGGTCGGTTTCACCAATATTTTCAAAAAAGAATACGCGTTGGTTAACGTAAAATTCCTCGATTGCTTTGAAGCTGGTACCGAAGTGACGCCTGAACTGATGTATCAGGAAGGTCTGATCAATAAACTCCAGTTGCCGGTAAAAGTGCTCGGCCATGGTGATTTAACAAAAGCGCTCACCGTGAAAGCTCACAAATTCTCGGCAGCAGCCCTGGAGAAGATTGAAAAGGCCGGCGGCAAAGCAGAGGTGATTTAA
- the secY gene encoding preprotein translocase subunit SecY, whose protein sequence is MFSTFVNAWKIPEQRKKILNTGLLILLFRLGCHIPVPLIDATAIRSIFSESNFFGFLNVMSGGALKQMSLFALAVSPYITSSIVVQLLSVVIPKWEEMSKEGEQGRKKLQEYTRYITLLLALIQGYATANYIGSLGAVRDPGFYSYCVIALTFTAGTILLMWMAETIGEKGVGNGVSLLIFAGIISQMPDSVISMGKGVIAGTTPWWGVIILVVIVAVSVVGIVFVTQGTRKIPVQYAKRVVGRKVYGGQNTHIPFKINQAGVLPVIFASSLLMFPETILQFVNAGWAEKVSSFMGAGTWFHTILYVLLIFFFSFFYTMIQFNPIDTAKNMQKNGGFIPGIRPGKSTSDFLSRIMSRLTVVGAAFLCALVLLPMLLSAVTTMKTGFGGTTILIAISVALETIKAIEAQVMQRHYKGFLQ, encoded by the coding sequence ATGTTTAGCACCTTTGTAAACGCATGGAAAATACCGGAGCAACGGAAGAAAATCCTGAATACCGGCTTGCTGATCCTTCTGTTTCGCTTAGGTTGTCACATCCCGGTGCCATTGATTGATGCAACCGCAATCCGCAGCATCTTCAGTGAAAGTAACTTCTTTGGTTTCTTGAACGTCATGTCCGGCGGTGCGCTTAAACAAATGAGTCTCTTTGCGCTTGCCGTCAGCCCTTATATTACATCCTCCATTGTGGTGCAACTATTGAGCGTCGTCATCCCGAAATGGGAAGAGATGTCCAAAGAAGGCGAACAAGGCCGTAAGAAATTACAGGAGTATACCCGCTATATCACGCTGCTGCTTGCCTTGATACAAGGTTATGCTACTGCTAATTATATCGGCAGCTTAGGGGCAGTGAGAGATCCTGGCTTCTATTCCTATTGTGTGATCGCTCTGACCTTTACCGCCGGCACCATTCTATTGATGTGGATGGCGGAAACGATCGGTGAAAAAGGCGTTGGCAATGGTGTTTCTCTCCTGATATTTGCAGGCATCATCTCGCAAATGCCGGATTCTGTGATCTCGATGGGCAAGGGTGTTATTGCCGGTACTACCCCCTGGTGGGGAGTGATAATTCTCGTCGTGATTGTTGCCGTCAGCGTAGTTGGTATTGTTTTTGTTACGCAAGGCACCCGGAAAATTCCGGTGCAATATGCCAAACGTGTGGTTGGCCGTAAGGTCTATGGCGGACAAAACACACATATTCCTTTCAAAATTAACCAGGCCGGTGTCCTGCCTGTTATTTTCGCTTCCAGTTTGCTGATGTTTCCGGAAACCATTCTGCAATTCGTCAATGCCGGCTGGGCAGAGAAAGTCAGTTCTTTTATGGGCGCAGGTACGTGGTTCCATACGATCTTGTATGTGCTGCTTATTTTCTTTTTCTCTTTCTTCTATACCATGATCCAATTCAATCCGATTGATACCGCAAAGAATATGCAAAAGAATGGCGGATTTATTCCCGGCATTCGTCCCGGTAAATCGACTTCTGATTTTCTCAGCCGTATCATGAGCCGCCTTACGGTTGTAGGCGCTGCTTTCCTTTGTGCTTTGGTTCTATTGCCTATGTTGCTGTCTGCTGTCACGACCATGAAAACCGGTTTCGGCGGCACAACCATTTTAATTGCAATCAGTGTGGCTTTGGAAACGATTAAAGCGATTGAAGCTCAAGTAATGCAGCGTCATTACAAAGGTTTCTTGCAATAG
- a CDS encoding adenylate kinase has product MRVVLLGPPGAGKGTQAEVIVKAYEIPHISTGDMFRSAVKEGTKLGIEAKAYMDIGALVPDALTIGIVKERLQKPDCQKGFLLDGFPRTFAQADALDKLLQELGGGLDAVLNIEVPFEDLIIRLTGRFICRQCQAPYHKVFNPPKQAGVCDLCGGELYQRADDSEATVTARLEVYNRQTAPLIAYYANSNRLITINGQGSVEEVGKLILAALGSL; this is encoded by the coding sequence ATGCGGGTTGTTTTATTAGGACCCCCGGGAGCGGGGAAAGGCACTCAAGCGGAAGTGATTGTCAAAGCATATGAAATTCCTCACATTTCCACCGGAGATATGTTTCGTTCCGCTGTCAAAGAAGGAACGAAATTAGGAATCGAAGCGAAAGCTTATATGGATATCGGTGCGCTGGTACCCGATGCACTGACAATTGGCATTGTGAAAGAACGCTTGCAGAAGCCGGATTGTCAAAAAGGTTTTTTGCTGGACGGCTTTCCCAGAACATTCGCACAAGCAGATGCTTTGGATAAACTCCTGCAAGAATTAGGCGGCGGTCTGGATGCAGTCCTGAACATTGAAGTTCCTTTTGAAGATCTGATTATACGTTTAACGGGCCGGTTTATTTGCCGGCAGTGCCAGGCTCCCTACCATAAAGTTTTCAATCCTCCCAAGCAAGCAGGCGTCTGTGACCTTTGCGGCGGAGAACTTTATCAAAGAGCTGATGACAGTGAAGCCACTGTTACGGCGCGGCTTGAAGTATACAACCGTCAGACTGCACCGCTCATTGCTTATTATGCGAACTCGAACCGTCTGATCACAATCAATGGTCAGGGATCCGTTGAAGAAGTCGGCAAGCTCATACTTGCTGCTCTTGGGAGTTTGTGA